In one window of bacterium DNA:
- a CDS encoding PTS sugar transporter subunit IIA: MIREKKPLKLINLLKPAGYLKSVESTTRRDVIMELARLASAETGIEAIRIYKSVWDREEIMGTALGGNIAVPHARLTEITTPFVMAVHSDEGIDFDAIDGAPAKLIFMLLTPARDQGMQLQILADIARIFSDPNARTAALQSHDYTSFINAISLAPERKK; the protein is encoded by the coding sequence ATGATCCGCGAGAAGAAACCGCTCAAACTGATAAATCTCCTGAAACCCGCCGGATATCTCAAATCGGTGGAAAGCACGACACGCCGTGATGTCATCATGGAACTTGCCCGCCTCGCCTCGGCGGAAACAGGGATCGAAGCCATCCGTATCTACAAATCGGTCTGGGACCGGGAGGAAATCATGGGAACCGCCCTCGGTGGGAATATCGCCGTTCCCCATGCACGGCTTACCGAAATCACCACACCGTTTGTCATGGCCGTACATTCTGACGAGGGGATCGATTTCGATGCAATAGACGGCGCACCTGCAAAACTTATCTTCATGCTGCTCACCCCGGCGCGCGATCAGGGCATGCAGCTCCAGATTCTTGCCGATATCGCCCGCATCTTCTCCGACCCCAATGCACGGACTGCCGCCCTGCAGTCCCATGACTACACGTCATTCATCAACGCCATCAGTCTTGCCCCCGAGAGAAAAAAATAA
- a CDS encoding glycosyltransferase family 2 protein — protein MKISGFSFVRNAIKLYYPVVEAIRSALPLVDEFVIACGDSDDSTTDAIRAIDDPKIKIIETVWDKNYFVKGAVNAVQSNIALDACTGDWCMYLQADEVVHERYLPVLREKMKRYLDTPAVEGLLFDYVHFYGSYDLYQAGHNWYSHEVRIVRNGIGVRSWQSAQGFRIDGRKLRVVPAGAEIYHYGWVRPPVSMMKKQIALASVHHDRAWVDDRYPDEAAEFDFGSLKTCRPFKGTHPKVMESRINEMKWTVRPGRPNKKDHKHDRLWVRALTFIENSILHHKIGEYKNYVLIDNLLKRNG, from the coding sequence TTGAAAATCAGCGGTTTTTCCTTCGTCCGCAATGCGATCAAACTCTATTATCCCGTGGTTGAGGCAATCAGGTCCGCCCTTCCGCTCGTCGATGAATTTGTCATAGCGTGCGGAGATTCGGATGACTCGACTACCGACGCTATCCGTGCCATCGATGATCCCAAAATAAAGATCATCGAGACTGTCTGGGACAAAAACTATTTCGTCAAAGGAGCAGTCAACGCGGTGCAGTCCAATATTGCGCTCGATGCCTGTACCGGGGACTGGTGCATGTATCTCCAGGCGGACGAGGTTGTTCATGAACGATACCTCCCGGTGCTCCGTGAAAAGATGAAGCGTTATCTCGATACACCCGCCGTGGAGGGACTGCTGTTCGATTATGTGCATTTTTACGGTTCTTACGATCTTTACCAGGCCGGGCACAACTGGTACTCCCATGAGGTCAGGATCGTCCGCAACGGAATCGGTGTGAGATCATGGCAGAGCGCTCAGGGATTCCGTATCGACGGACGAAAGCTCAGGGTCGTTCCCGCGGGCGCGGAAATCTACCATTACGGCTGGGTACGGCCCCCGGTGAGCATGATGAAAAAGCAGATAGCGCTCGCATCGGTGCACCATGACAGAGCGTGGGTCGATGACCGGTATCCGGACGAGGCAGCCGAATTCGATTTCGGGTCGCTCAAGACCTGCCGCCCTTTCAAAGGCACACATCCGAAAGTCATGGAATCGCGAATCAATGAAATGAAGTGGACTGTCAGACCCGGCAGGCCGAACAAGAAAGACCACAAGCACGACCGTCTCTGGGTACGCGCGCTCACATTCATCGAAAACTCCATTCTGCACCATAAAATCGGCGAATACAAAAATTACGTGCTTATCGACAATCTCCTGAAACGCAACGGATAA